The sequence TTCCATGGGGACCTGGATCTCGAAGATGTAGTCCTCCATGTTCAGGGTCTGGATACGGGTCTCCAGGTTGACCTTCACACGGTTTTCGTAGCCGGCGTAAGAGTGGATGACGTACCAGTCGCCGGGCTGCCGGCGGAGCTTGGCTCGGAAGGCTTCGACCGGATCTTCTTCCGGTTCGGCTTCGGCTTCCTCGGCGGCAGGCTCCTCGCCCTCGCCGGTTTCCTCTGCGGCGGCTTCGGCGTCCTCGCCGGCCTCCTCAGCGTCAGGCTCCTCGCCCTCGCTGGCTTCGTCGGCGTCGGCAAGGTCCTCGGCAACGTCGAAAGCCGGCGCCTCATCGGCGCCGGTCACGGTGGCCTGATCCGGTGTCTCCAGATCAGCGGTTTCCTCGGTGTTCTGCGACTCGAGTTCCTGCTCGGACACTTAGCTTCCTGCTTTCTTCTTCAGCTCTGGTTGGTTCGCTCTGCCTGCCTGCCAGGCCCGCGCGTTGCCCGCCGTTTCCGGTACGAACGGCAGAATCCTGAGCAAGGACGCTACTGTTCGGGCGCTCCGTCACCGAAGATGAACAGCGCACCCTGACCGAAGACGAGATCCAAGACTGTCACGATCAGCATCATGATGACGACGAAGGCGATCACCACGAGCGTGTAGTTGAGCAGTTCCTTGCGGGTCGGCGTAACGACCTTCTTCAACTCCGCGATGACCTGGCGGATGAAGAGGATGATCTTGCCGAAGAATCCACGCTTCTCGGGGCTCTTGCCCGACGGGCGTCTCGAGCTTCCGGCAGCCGTTTCGGTCAACCTGTGCCTCACTCATCTAGTCCGGTAGCCGGTGAGCCGGTCCGCGACCGGCAGCACCGCTGGCGTCACGCCATGTATTGCTTGAACTGCTGCTTCCCGCCGAGACGGTAATGCGCAGGGCAGACAGGACTCGAACCTGCAACCTGCGGTTTTGGAGACCGCTGCGCTACCAATTGCGCCACTACCCTTTGGGTTGATCCACGAGCGCCGAAACCTTCACAGGCACGGCACATCATGGCGTTCTTCAACACCGGAGATCAAGTGTACGTCAGGGAAGCCCTTTCGTCGAACCGACCTCGCCCTCCCTTCGAAGGGGGACTCTCTATTATGCAACATTTCCGGCCCAGCACCGAACCGGCGTCCTCGACCGCAGCTGCCGCACACGGAACCTCTTGCCGCTTCCGGTCACGCGGGACAGGCGCAGCGGCAAAGCTTTAGACTGGCCGGGAACAGTTTTGACGCTTAATCAGACGGGAAATCCATGCCTGCCACCGCGCGCATCTCACAGCGCATCGCCGCCATTGCCGAATCCGCCACCCTGGCTGTCGATGCCAAGGCCAAAGCGTTGAAGGCAGCCGGCCGCCCGGTCATTGGGTTCGGCGCCGGCGAGCCCGACTTTCCCACCCCGGACTACATCGTGGAAGCAGCGATCGCTGCTGCCCGCCAGCCGAAGTTCCACCGCTACTCCCCCGCCAGCGGGCTTCCCGAGCTGAAGCAGGCCATCGCGGAGAAGACCAAGCGCGACTCCGGATACGAGGTGGAACCCGCCCAGGTGCTCGTGACCAACGGCGGCAAACAGGCCGTCTACGAATCCTTCGCCACCCTGCTTGACCCGGGCGATGAGGTCCTCGTGCCGACCCCGTACTGGACCACGTATCCGGAGGCCATCCGGCTCGCCGGCGGCGTCCCCGTCGAGGTTTTTGCGGGCCCGGAACAGGGTTACCTCGTTACCGTGGACCAGCTGGAAGCAGCCCTGACCGAGCGGACCAAGATCCTGCTGTTCGTCTCGCCGTCGAACCCCACCGGCGCCGTGTACTCGCCGGAACAGGTCGCCGAAATCGGAAAGTGGGCCGCGTCCAAGGACCTCTGGGTCGTCACGGACGAGATCTACGAGCACCTGACCTATGACGGCATGCCCTTCACCTCCATCGCCACTGCGGCACCTGAACTGGGCGACAAGGTCGTCATCCTCAACGGTGTGGCCAAGACATACGCGATGACAGGCTGGCGTGTCGGATGGATGATCGGGCCCAAGGACGTCATCAAAGCGGCGACGAACATGCAGTCCCACGCCACGTCCAACGTCGCCAACGTGTCCCAGATGGCAGCCCTGGCCGCGGTTTCCGGGCCGCTGACCGCCGTCGACGAGATGAAGGTCGCCTTCGACCGCCGGCGCAAGGCAATGGTCACGGCGCTCAACGAGATCGAGGGTGTGGAATGTCCGACGCCCAAGGGCGCGTTCTACGCCTACGCGGACGTCCGCGGGCTCCTCGGCAAGGAGATCGGCGGCGTACGTCCGGCGACATCGGCCGAGCTGGCGTCGCTCATCCTGGACAAGGTCGAGGTGGCCGTGGTCCCGGGTGAGGCCTTCGGTCCCTCCGGGTATGTCCGCCTGTCCTACGCCCTCGGCGACGAGGACCTGGCCACCGGCGTCGGCCGGCTCCAGGAGTTCCTCGGCACTGCCAAGTAGGGCTCTCAGCGCCGGGCGAACGGCGGCGCGTGCTCCGGCAACGGCCCGAAGGCGATCATGCGCGCGGGTAGCGCGCGCAGCCGCGGCAGATGCCGGGCGGCGAAGACCAGCAGCCGCGGCACTCCGGCGGGGCGGCCGGCGGACGTCCCCGAAAAGAGGATTTTGTGCAGCCGGCGCTGCGCCGCTTGGACCAGCAGGGTAGGCGGTTGCCGCCGTCTCTGCACGCTGGCGAGGTCCCGTCTTCTCACCTGGCCGCGCCGCAAAGGCGCGGCCAGGAGGCTTGCGGCCGCGACGGCATCCTGGATGGCCAGATTGATACCGACTCCGCCAGCCGGCGACATAGCGTGTGCCGCATCGCCGCTGCAGAGCAGCCCCGCCCGGTACCAGCGGCGCAACCTGTTCAGCCGAACGTCGAGCATTTGCACGTCGTCAAAGGATTCGATCGTGCCCAGCCGATCCGCGAAGTCCGGCCGCAGCCTGCGCACCCGCTCGCGGAAGCGCTCCACGCCCTCGGCCCTCAGCCGGGCGTCCTGGCCCTTGTGCGTCAGGTAACCGATCTGGAAGTAGTCCTGCCGGAAGAGCGCCACCATCGCTTCGTCGGGCCCGAAGGACGGCACAATGCTGGCAATCCCTCCGAGCTCATCCGCATGCCGGGGAAGCCGGAACCACCAGACATCGAAAGGCACGGAATACTCCCTCGGTATGAGTCCGGCGAGCCTCCGCAAGGTCGAATGTCTGCCGTCGCACGCAACAACCAGCTCTGCGCGCAGTTCCGAATCGGGTACCGCACTCTCAGCAGGCCGCGATCGGCCGGTGCCGGCGTCGCGGTTACGGTAGCGCACCCCGGTGACCCGGCCATCTTCGTAGAGCAGGGCGATGACCTCTGAATTCATCTGCAGCCGGAACGTTGGTTCGCGGGCGGCGGCCTCGGCGAGGAAATTCAGGAAATCCCACTGCGGCAGCATCGCTACATAGTTGTAGGGGGCCCGCAGCCGCCCGAAGTCACCCAATGGCAGCCGGCTGCCGTCCGGCAGCGGCAGCTGGAAATTATCGAGCCGGCTCTGCGGCAGCCGGCGGAAGTCCTCGCCCAAGCCGAGTTCGTCCAGAAGCCGGATGGTGGAGGCATGGACCGTGTCCCCGCGGAAATCCCGGAGAAAGTCCGCGTGCTTCTCCAGCACGGTGACATCCACCCCGGCGCGCGCGAGCAGCAAGCCCAGCATGATTCCGGCGGGCCCTCCGCCGGCAACGATGCAAGAGGTCCTGCGGTGTTCCGGATGTTCCCGTCGCGGCGACTGCTCCGTCCACGGGGGCATGGATGCCATGCTCCAGCTTAATTCCGGCGCGCGGGTCGGGAAACTAGAGGATGCGGCGGTCCACCGCCCACCGGGTCAGCTCGTGCCGCGAGGAGAGCTGGAGCTTGCGCAGCACGGCCGAGACGTGGGTTTCCACCGTCTTGATGGAAATGAACAGCTCCTTGGCCACTTCCTTGTAGCTGTAGCCGCGGGCGATCAGCCGCATGACTTCCAGCTCGCGGGCCGACAGCTTGTCCAGCTCATCGTCCACCGAGGCGACGGCCGCGGTCCCGAAAGCGTCCAGCACGAACCCTGCCAGTCGCGGCGAAAACGCGGCGTCTCCCCCGGCCACCCGGGCCACGGCGTCGGAAATCTCCGCCCCGGAAATGGCCTTGGTGACATAGCCCCGGGCGCCGGCCCGGATGACGGTCACCACGTCCTCCGCGGAATCGGAGACGCTCAACGCGAGGAACCTGGTCTGCCCCAGCAGCGCCGCGCAGCCCGCCACGACTTCCGCACCGCCACCGCCGCGTCCCCCGGGCAGGTGCACGTCCAGCAGAACGACATCCGGCGTGAGCGCGTGGATCACCTCGATGGCTTGCTCCACGGTCGCCGCCTCGCCGACCACCTCGATCCGCGCGTCCAGATCCGACTTGAGGCCAGACCTGAAAATGGCGTGGTCGTCGACGACCACCGTGCGGATTGATGGGGTCATGATGCGGTTCCTTCCTCGGGATACTTCAGGCTCAGCTGCACCTCGGTGCCATTGCCGGTGTTGCGGATGCGAGCGTCGCCGCCGTGCCGTTCCATCCGGTTGATCAGGGACTCCCGCACGCCCAGCCGGTCCGCCGGTACGTTGGCCAGGTCGAATCCCGGACCACGGTCGCGGACGAACACCTCGGCGCTGCCAGGACGGCACTCCAGGTAGACCGAAATGTTGCCGCCCGCGTGCTTGGCGGCGTTCTGCACCGCCTCGCGGGTGGCGTGGACCAGGGCCTCGTGGCGGTCCGTCATCGCGGTGTCACCGACCGCGACGACGTCCACGGGCTGGCCGTAGGCGTCCTCGATCTCGGCGGCCACCGACTTGATGCGGTCCACGAGGTCGCCCTGTTCCTGCCGCTTGTCCCGGTACAGCCACTCGCGCAGTTCACGCTCTTGGGCGCGGGCCAGCCTGGTGACGTCCTGTTCCGAGGACGCGCGGTTCTGGATCAGGGCCAGCGTCTGCAGCACCGAATCGTGCAAGTGGGCCGCGATCTCCGCCCGCTCCGTTTCCCGGATGCGGCCGGACCGTTCGGTCTCCAGGTCCTTCCAGTACTTCAAGCCCCAGGGCGCCAGGACGAGCCCCACGCCGGCCAGCACGGCGAGGGAGGCGAACATGGCCGGCCACATCAGGTCCCAGCTGATCGAGCCTGAGACCATGGCGAAAATCCCGGCGATGACCAACGCCAGGCCGATTCCCAGCCGCACCGCGCCTTGGGCACCGCTGGCACCGGCCCGGTCCATGATTCCGGCGCGGCGCGTGTTGTCCAGCTGCATCCAGGCGATCACGGCGCCGCCCGCAATCGCAGCCAGCGGTAGCCAGGTTCCCCATGGCACGTTGAAGCCGGCCATCTGGGCCACGATCGCGGCGCCAGCCAGCACCAGGCCCGCGCCGAGCACGATCTCCCAGCCCCCGCGGCGCATCAGCCAGGCAGCCCGTCCGCCGTTCGAGGGCGCCGCGCCCGCTCCAGCTCCGGCTGCCGCGCCGGTCCCGGCCGCCGGAGCGCCCGGGGTGTCCGGCCGAGCGCCGAAACTGCGGGCGAAATTGCCGGCGATGTTGCGGGGGTTGAAGGCCTGGGCCTCAT is a genomic window of Arthrobacter sp. Marseille-P9274 containing:
- a CDS encoding response regulator transcription factor; amino-acid sequence: MTPSIRTVVVDDHAIFRSGLKSDLDARIEVVGEAATVEQAIEVIHALTPDVVLLDVHLPGGRGGGGAEVVAGCAALLGQTRFLALSVSDSAEDVVTVIRAGARGYVTKAISGAEISDAVARVAGGDAAFSPRLAGFVLDAFGTAAVASVDDELDKLSARELEVMRLIARGYSYKEVAKELFISIKTVETHVSAVLRKLQLSSRHELTRWAVDRRIL
- a CDS encoding pyridoxal phosphate-dependent aminotransferase → MPATARISQRIAAIAESATLAVDAKAKALKAAGRPVIGFGAGEPDFPTPDYIVEAAIAAARQPKFHRYSPASGLPELKQAIAEKTKRDSGYEVEPAQVLVTNGGKQAVYESFATLLDPGDEVLVPTPYWTTYPEAIRLAGGVPVEVFAGPEQGYLVTVDQLEAALTERTKILLFVSPSNPTGAVYSPEQVAEIGKWAASKDLWVVTDEIYEHLTYDGMPFTSIATAAPELGDKVVILNGVAKTYAMTGWRVGWMIGPKDVIKAATNMQSHATSNVANVSQMAALAAVSGPLTAVDEMKVAFDRRRKAMVTALNEIEGVECPTPKGAFYAYADVRGLLGKEIGGVRPATSAELASLILDKVEVAVVPGEAFGPSGYVRLSYALGDEDLATGVGRLQEFLGTAK
- a CDS encoding ATP-binding protein, with protein sequence MRAPLVRSNDRLIAGVCAGLADHLGAPVQLVRAAMVLLAVGGGAGLLLYAWLWLLVPTADEAVRNEAQAFNPRNIAGNFARSFGARPDTPGAPAAGTGAAAGAGAGAAPSNGGRAAWLMRRGGWEIVLGAGLVLAGAAIVAQMAGFNVPWGTWLPLAAIAGGAVIAWMQLDNTRRAGIMDRAGASGAQGAVRLGIGLALVIAGIFAMVSGSISWDLMWPAMFASLAVLAGVGLVLAPWGLKYWKDLETERSGRIRETERAEIAAHLHDSVLQTLALIQNRASSEQDVTRLARAQERELREWLYRDKRQEQGDLVDRIKSVAAEIEDAYGQPVDVVAVGDTAMTDRHEALVHATREAVQNAAKHAGGNISVYLECRPGSAEVFVRDRGPGFDLANVPADRLGVRESLINRMERHGGDARIRNTGNGTEVQLSLKYPEEGTAS
- the secE gene encoding preprotein translocase subunit SecE; the encoded protein is MTETAAGSSRRPSGKSPEKRGFFGKIILFIRQVIAELKKVVTPTRKELLNYTLVVIAFVVIMMLIVTVLDLVFGQGALFIFGDGAPEQ
- a CDS encoding FAD-dependent oxidoreductase, with the translated sequence MASMPPWTEQSPRREHPEHRRTSCIVAGGGPAGIMLGLLLARAGVDVTVLEKHADFLRDFRGDTVHASTIRLLDELGLGEDFRRLPQSRLDNFQLPLPDGSRLPLGDFGRLRAPYNYVAMLPQWDFLNFLAEAAAREPTFRLQMNSEVIALLYEDGRVTGVRYRNRDAGTGRSRPAESAVPDSELRAELVVACDGRHSTLRRLAGLIPREYSVPFDVWWFRLPRHADELGGIASIVPSFGPDEAMVALFRQDYFQIGYLTHKGQDARLRAEGVERFRERVRRLRPDFADRLGTIESFDDVQMLDVRLNRLRRWYRAGLLCSGDAAHAMSPAGGVGINLAIQDAVAAASLLAAPLRRGQVRRRDLASVQRRRQPPTLLVQAAQRRLHKILFSGTSAGRPAGVPRLLVFAARHLPRLRALPARMIAFGPLPEHAPPFARR